Proteins co-encoded in one Streptomyces roseochromogenus subsp. oscitans DS 12.976 genomic window:
- a CDS encoding PP2C family protein-serine/threonine phosphatase: MRWLPVLYVAAVLLLEPATPVDWPVSFALISVPVLAAFAHGPVGVAAATVFSVVLEGVLAGTPCCAGRSVGYLWDRHYVASYICTALVGGLGTILAAHRIRRERTLADVRFVAETAQRVLLRPVPHRIGNLRLESLYLSASAEARIGGDLYEAVPTRFGVRLLIGDVRGKGLLAVETAATLLGAFREAAYDEPDLPALAGRADTSMNRRATQLGGTETGERFVTAVFAEIPADGHIVRIVNCGHPPPISLRAGEVCELDSGRPAPPLTLGKLVADPYHVDEYPFRPGDQLLLYTDGVTETRDATGTFYPLLQRLRAWGPLPPKDLLERLHDDLLAYSHNRTQDDTAALAVCLAPEAPSATSPAE; the protein is encoded by the coding sequence CTGCGCTGGCTTCCGGTCCTCTACGTCGCCGCCGTCCTGCTGCTGGAGCCGGCCACGCCCGTGGACTGGCCGGTGAGCTTCGCGCTGATCTCCGTGCCGGTGCTGGCCGCGTTCGCGCACGGGCCGGTGGGCGTCGCCGCCGCCACGGTGTTCTCCGTCGTCCTCGAAGGGGTGCTGGCCGGTACGCCGTGCTGTGCGGGCCGCTCCGTCGGCTATCTGTGGGACCGTCACTACGTGGCGTCCTACATCTGTACGGCGCTGGTGGGCGGCCTCGGCACGATCCTGGCCGCCCACCGGATCCGGCGGGAACGCACGCTCGCCGACGTCCGGTTCGTGGCCGAGACCGCGCAGCGCGTCCTGCTGCGCCCCGTACCGCACCGCATCGGCAACCTCCGTCTGGAGAGCCTCTATCTGTCCGCGAGCGCGGAGGCACGCATCGGCGGTGATCTCTACGAGGCGGTCCCCACCCGGTTCGGGGTCCGCCTGCTCATCGGCGACGTCCGCGGCAAGGGACTGCTGGCGGTCGAGACCGCCGCCACGCTGCTCGGTGCGTTCCGCGAGGCGGCTTACGACGAACCCGATCTGCCCGCGCTGGCCGGCCGGGCGGACACGAGCATGAACCGCAGGGCGACGCAGCTCGGCGGAACCGAGACGGGCGAGCGGTTCGTCACCGCGGTGTTCGCCGAGATCCCCGCCGACGGCCACATCGTCCGCATCGTCAACTGCGGCCATCCGCCGCCGATCTCCCTGCGGGCCGGCGAGGTGTGCGAACTGGACAGCGGGCGGCCGGCGCCGCCCCTGACCCTCGGCAAGCTGGTCGCGGACCCGTACCACGTCGACGAGTACCCTTTCCGGCCCGGCGATCAGCTGCTGCTGTACACGGACGGCGTGACGGAGACGCGGGACGCGACGGGCACCTTCTATCCGCTGTTGCAGCGGCTGCGCGCCTGGGGTCCCCTGCCGCCGAAGGATCTGCTCGAACGACTCCACGACGATCTGCTGGCGTACAGCCACAACAGAACGCAGGACGACACCGCGGCGCTCGCGGTCTGTCTGGCTCCCGAGGCGCCGTCGGCGACGTCACCGGCCGAGTGA
- a CDS encoding maleylpyruvate isomerase family mycothiol-dependent enzyme, translating to MAATHEAGHPLPYDTYREAIARETLRFAEAVRGADPASAVPSCPDWTLADLSRHVGALQRWFSTLLTGLVQEPPRSRDVELELPENARDYPDWVAAGVPGVAAVLRDTDPDAPMWVWGEDRHARFWARRMLFETLVHRVDAEHAVGLTSDIDPVLAADGVDEFLVNLPYAGLFAPGVTKLRGDGETLAFRCAGPDGGSAEEWRVRLDPDGFRPVAGPDRESDASAPVTAAVLGRAADLLLLLYGRRSYEDPAFEISGERAVLDNWFARTAF from the coding sequence ATGGCAGCGACACACGAGGCGGGGCATCCCCTGCCGTACGACACCTACCGCGAGGCCATCGCCCGCGAGACCCTGCGCTTCGCCGAGGCGGTCCGGGGCGCCGACCCGGCGAGCGCCGTACCGTCCTGCCCCGACTGGACCCTGGCTGACCTCAGCCGGCACGTGGGAGCGCTGCAGCGCTGGTTCTCCACCCTGCTGACCGGGCTGGTGCAGGAGCCGCCCCGCAGCCGTGACGTCGAGCTGGAGCTGCCGGAGAACGCCCGCGACTATCCCGACTGGGTGGCGGCAGGCGTGCCCGGTGTGGCGGCCGTCCTGCGGGACACCGATCCCGACGCGCCGATGTGGGTCTGGGGCGAGGACCGGCACGCCCGGTTCTGGGCTCGCCGGATGCTCTTCGAGACGCTGGTGCACCGGGTGGACGCGGAGCACGCCGTCGGCCTGACCTCGGACATCGACCCCGTGCTCGCGGCGGACGGCGTGGACGAGTTCCTCGTCAACCTGCCCTACGCGGGTCTCTTCGCCCCCGGCGTGACCAAGCTGCGCGGCGACGGAGAGACCCTCGCGTTCCGGTGCGCGGGCCCCGACGGCGGATCCGCCGAGGAGTGGCGGGTGCGGCTGGACCCGGACGGCTTCCGCCCGGTGGCGGGGCCGGACCGCGAGTCCGACGCGTCCGCGCCGGTCACGGCGGCGGTGCTCGGCCGGGCGGCGGATCTCCTGCTCCTGCTCTACGGCCGGCGGTCGTACGAGGACCCGGCCTTCGAGATCTCGGGAGAGCGCGCGGTCCTCGACAACTGGTTCGCCCGCACGGCCTTCTGA